A region of the Alphaproteobacteria bacterium genome:
GCGAATGGCCGGCATTGATGCCTTCGACGTGATGGTGATGGCTTTCCTGGGCCAGCCCGACCTGATCCTCGAATCCCAGCACCTGTTCGCGGTATTTGCACAACTGGCAATTCATCGTATTCGGTCCGCCGAGAATATCCCGCGCCCGTTCGGCAAAGGTGTCGAGCACCAGCGCGTGATCGTTCAGATATCCGGCCTTGATGAACTGGATATCGGGATGCCGCGCCGCCACCTTGTCGGTGTAATCGTAGATCCGCTTCACCAGGACCCCGGTGAACAGGAAATAGGGAAATACGACGATGCGCTTGAAGCCGAGCCGCGTTGCCTGTTCCAGCCCCGGTTCGACCAGCGGGAAGGTGACGCCGGAATAGGCGGTTTCCGCCCAGCCGAGGCCCAGGCCTTCCCACAGCATGCGGGTGATCTTGGCGACGTTCGAATTGGCGTCCGGGTCCGAGGCGCCGCGGCCGACGACGACCAGCAGGGTTTCTTCCTTCGGAATGTCGCCGCGCGCAGCGTCCAGCGCCTCGCGGATCCGCGACCCTGCGGCGTTGATCATCTTGGGGTCGATGCCAAGCTCCCTTCCATAGAGGATTTCGACATCGTCGTGCTGCGCCTGATAGGTGTTCAGCACCGAGGGAATGTCGTTCTTCGCATGGCCGGCTGCGAACAGCATGCCCGGCACCGCCAGTATCCGCCTGTTGCCGCGCGCGCGCAGCGCATCCAGCCCGGTGCGGATAATCGGCGTGGCGAATTCCAGGAACCCGTAGTCGATATCGTATTCGGGCAGCCGGCCGCGCAGTCCGGCGGCGACCGACCGGAATTCGCGCACCGCGGCCTCGTCGCGGCTGCCGTGGCCGCATACAATCACGCCGGTCTGTTCGGCCATGCAACTTCCCCTTTTACGAAAAATATCCCGAACGCATGTTAACAGTCCAGCTCGTGCGGGTCAGGCCAATTCTCTCTATGATCGCCGGATGATTTCGATGCCCGAAACTGTTGCCCGCGCGGCGGACCCGCTGGTCGTCCTGACATTCGCCCTGATTCTGGACGCGATCGTCGGCGACATGCGCTGGCTGTTCCGTATTCTGCCGCATCCCGTCGTGCTGGCCGGGCGGTTGATCGGCTTCCTGGATGCAAGGCTGAACCGCAGCGGCCGCAGCG
Encoded here:
- a CDS encoding sirohydrochlorin chelatase, giving the protein MAEQTGVIVCGHGSRDEAAVREFRSVAAGLRGRLPEYDIDYGFLEFATPIIRTGLDALRARGNRRILAVPGMLFAAGHAKNDIPSVLNTYQAQHDDVEILYGRELGIDPKMINAAGSRIREALDAARGDIPKEETLLVVVGRGASDPDANSNVAKITRMLWEGLGLGWAETAYSGVTFPLVEPGLEQATRLGFKRIVVFPYFLFTGVLVKRIYDYTDKVAARHPDIQFIKAGYLNDHALVLDTFAERARDILGGPNTMNCQLCKYREQVLGFEDQVGLAQESHHHHVEGINAGHSHDEHDHGHSHAHGHGHSHDRKHSHSHHHPYPHADHPMGPRSMEKDSDPVE